ttaagatAACTAGAATCTTTAACTCTTATTTTGACAAGTCCTTTGCATTTATGGGTCAACCATGTGTAGCACATGAATTTGGTGATGAGATTAAtgaatgtttaattaattacaaCAGCTTTGTTgaaaatgatttattacaatCAAACTTTAGAATATTTGTTGCTAttgtaacaaatattttttagcgataataaattaaatatgcatataaatataaagtattatttttttgtttatttttaattgtcatgttacgttttttaaaagttgatgacTAATTTTCAACgtgaaattaaattacattaaatcgatattttaaataaaaaatagatatttaaaaatgataCGAAAAGTAGTTTACATTGTAATTtcttatatatcaatataataaaaagatacATCGTAAAATGTTAGGCAAAGTACTTAtcgtttgactctaaaaaatgaaatcatgacaattaaaagtagAAGTAGATAGTAAAATTTTTACCAATAttagttaattgtcattatATTCAATGTCGCatagtttttaattaaaaacatttacaaaaagtattaattgtcactaaaaatatacatttaataatAAGTAAcatattatcattaattaattatcattaaaaatcatttctGACGTGAATATGAATGTGAAAAACTTTAAATGGAACATTGTTTTATATTGTGATATCATCAACAGTAAATCGATGTTAACATTATTAGataagaaatatattatattcGTCTCAAAATACTCGTCGGGTTTGTATTTGACTATTTTAGTCATGTTTATCACACATACTTCTGCATATTAATTATTGTACTTGAACATTGCAATTTGCAATCAGTAGATATTTTcttatcaataataatttttaattaaaaaagggGTCCATCATGTCAtctatttcaaaaacaaaagaacatgtatttttattaaCCAATAGGATGAAAAACTTCAAGATTTAAAAATAGTTACTCCCTATTATATATTCTAAACAAAAAATGGTGGCATATCCTGTTCTTGGCATTCCACTATCTAACAATAAGATGGCCTGGTATGGTGTTTGAGGTTGATCGAAGAtttaaagtttataaatttgtatgataatattaaatttatattataataatattataataataataataattaaatgcatagctaaaatatttaatattttttttaggaaaaagaataaatatattttcaaattatcgTAAATTGTATGAGATATTCTTCGTCATATTTTAGGGACATTGATGCTCCTGCTGTCcaaaaattagaatatatataccctttatactaacggacatacacgtgtcataattTTATCCACTGACCCGATATCGGATCGATGGATAACATTATGTCACGTGTCACTATTTAGTCTTCTGTTAGACTGAAGAGTATATacgctctagtttttggacgacaGGTGCACCAATGTCACTAAAGTATGAAAAAAGATATCTGCATGTAATTTACGATTATTCAGAAATATCCTTTTTTcccaattttttaatatataaaaatgaacagATCTAGGAGAAGGCGGGGATTTAATCTCCTTCATTGAAAAAGCTATACATGTTGAACTCTCTTGGTGAAAATTGCATAAATCCATATAATAATCATGAgatatatttgatattcttattcaacttttaagattATTTTGGATTGGGATGTGaaagtttttagttatgatttatataaatacaaaaaactaACAAATCCGTTGTAGTCTAGTTGGTTAGGATACTCGGCTCTCACCCGAGAGACCCGGGTTCAAGTCCCGGCAacggaattttttttttagttttgttttgtcGTTATGAGTTTTACTGTTAAACTACAAAATTTATCTAtcgttaaatttaatttttttagtaatacATTATTTATATGCTTCACCAAACCTCCCATAGAACAAATGAATAGTCAAAAGTATCATTTGGGGCCTTAAGTAGTTTCTTCATGTGAACAAAGAGGTTTAATTAATTTGCCAAAATTAAATTGTCTAATTAATTAGCATGCAATGTATCTTCAACTAATGTTATTAAGGTTATTGTGCATTAAAAGAACTTTGAAGTTTTTAGTTGAAAACCTTCTTTTGCATGCATTTTTTTCTTCCCATTTGAAAATAACTTAACTTaaactttcttttttcttcatttctttgcGTTTCTAATTTGTTTACATTctcacaataataataacaagaatATATTCAGTGTAATTAATTTCAGAAACTTCTTATGCAtgcattttttcttcttctcatttgAAAATTCCTTAACTTaaactttcttttttcttcacttctttGCGTTTCAAATTTGTTTACATTCTCACAACCacattaacaaaaatatattcagCGTAATATCATAAGTAGGATATAAGAGGATGGTGGGTATGCGTTTACGTTATAAAAGTAATCGTAATTCGTAGAGAGCTTGTTTTTGATACTCTGATGattcaagtaaaatatattaattgaaaacacatatgaaaaagaaataaagtaatataggtatcatattattattttttgggaaaattatatataatagcaaactaataacctaaattaaatggaatagctagggtttgatttaattgtgctccatagcaaacattagctaaaatttgccagcgtctctctcacaaaaatctcgctcgccactctccattctcgctcgcctctctcgctttatacacagaagtgtataattctgtttctgttttgtataaagcgagagaaaattgtatatacacatgcaaaaatgtatatcttcgtgttatacacttaattatacaatttacaaacattttacttcaaatattgcagagaaaaaggccaacgaattatacaattgcgaatcatacaattgcagtgaaaatacaattttctctagctttatacaacagaagtgtatatattgtgtttctgtttttgtataaagcgagaaaaacatatatcttcttgctatacacttataattatgcaatatacatacattttaattcgattcaactgtatgcaaaacaaattatacaattgcagcgaaataggccagcgaattatacaatttaggccagcgaattatacacttgtatatgtatagcgaattatacagtttttatgtttgctatggagcgcaattatgcaaagtttgctatagcatacaaatatgaattttttgtttgctatatgtgaaagttgcccttatttttttaattattttattttgcattcTTATTAAAAAGCTAAATTAAAAAGAGACAAATAATATTTGTGCTTTTAATTTTAGAACTTTGCAAAGTCTAgaatttttctctttattttagtaTGTCATTAGCAAGAAGGCACcgaaagatgaaaaaaatacagCCTTTTTTCTGCATATTATGTATCACTAAACAGAATATTTGGTATACAAGCCAAccccttttttttctattttcttcatGCCCAAGCATTTcattcacatttttttattattattttaaattctttatttttaaaaaaaaacttttttcagTATGCCTTAACGTGAATGCCTTACGATTCTTCGGATAATTTAGTTGATTTGAAGGAGATGACTCTAGATCGATCCCCCTCAATGCCTTCTgaattttctaagaaaatatgAATCCCTTACGATTTTAATTTGTACCAATCACAACTCCCGTTTCGAActtaaaaacaaatacaatactactttttttctttttcaaattttataatttttatattcaaacaCCATCTCTGGTCTGATATTCGATATCCACTTTGAAgctcaaattaattaaatttcttatcacatttttttttttcattcgaAAGTTCAACCCCGCAGCAATTCTAGGCATACTCTAATCAAATCTAACTTCttctaacttaaaataatatttagatgaattaattcaaaacttatttgaataatgaatataatagtTAGGGTTGCGTTCGCTCGAGATTGTGATGAAGTGGTAAGTATTTTTTCgttcttaattaaaaattcaaattcccTTTTATACGAATTGTCTTTTAAGGGAATACTTTGTCTAACGTACTAAACGATCcgtaaatatgttatttttttcaacaatgCAGATGATTAAATATGTGGCAAGCTAGCTTATTTAGATAATTCCATGTTAATTATCTTCATTACATATACTTGTTTGGCTAATTGTTTGTCTAGAACACAAATCCACATTAATTGAGACTTGACTTATGTGATGAAAAATGAGAATAGtagttaaaaaaatttgattatcacTTACCAATTACCATAAACTTATAAGTGCcaatttaatatgataattaaggCCAATAACaattgcaaaaatatatattatcaataATTCATTTTACACCACAAAATTCAGACTTTAATTGCTTGTTTAAATTGTCTTTTGATTTTTGTTCAATATCGACTTATTTAATCGTATTCTTTACTCTTTAGAAATATTTATGACAAAATATATTTTcgaaaatcaaataatataggTTTTGATGCACCTATTATTCAACTCTCGAACGCTTCTGATAATGTCAAtgcttgaaataattttatctttcttttatattattaaacttTTAACATTATCGATATgtatctaaattaaatataaagaataaaagtaaaaggaagtatgtaagcatgttaagttaaTTCAAGTGAATGGTAAAGGTATATATTCCTCGAATATAAATGTATTCATAATGTTCAAGTATCAGATGttaaaatcaacaaataaaaatatataacatattgaaatgatatttttagattaaactattaataaagaatatattcaaaaaatttcacatattttAGATATAGTTTAAccctttttattatatatatagtcaTGTGGTAAGTAATAAAGTAAGAGACATGCATCAGCAAGTGGATCCACAGAGACAACTACTTATTTGATtcatgtgaaaatattttgtcttcttattctatttttttaatcaaatttgtgaatataaattttcgataaaattaattcaatttcattaattttatatacacacacttaattacaaaaaggaaaaattacataaattaatacattttaaaaaataattactgattttagcgatactttttgtttattaccctttatagcaatactgtgataaatctgtactatgtattaaaagtgaattatttatgcaatatatttgaattataattgtttttgaaatatattgtgtttgtttggtaaaaaatggtcacattgtattataagtgtattaaaatgtgtgataaatatattatccatcattaaaacttgtattatatgtgaataataaattgttctttgtaatatgtattaaaattgtattataaatgaattaaaagcgatcaagtgaaaaaaatatattattgctataaatggtaaatattttattattatagcacaTTTATGTAAATTTCCCTTACAAAAATACCTATATCTCTCAAGGactagtttaaaattttaattatcttttcaatatatcatatatatatataacttaatatTTACGTATAACTATCATTTAAGTGATTAATGGAGCAAAAATTGTTTAATACCTCAATAGTACATAAAAGTTTATATTAATAAAGTGtcgtaaatatttttttatctgtAATCAAAAGTTACaaacttgaaatttaaatataaaattacaaaattatcgATCATACtcttaacaaaatataaaattaaacgtTATCGAACATCGAGCGAAAACCAAACACAAAGTTTTAAAACTTCACGCGATTGCTTGCTTGCTTAGCTTTGTGGTACTAAAAACATATCCTATAAATAAAGGACATCCATTCCTCAAAACTTTTATTAACCACACACACACATCCCAAAGTCTCAAAACCAAGAAAATACACCTCTATTACATTATtaacacccccccccccttttaatATAACTTTTTGTCATAACTTGTCACAAAAAAACACAACTCATTATGAAGAAGAGTACTAGTACTAGCAACAATATTCTTTTCTTCATACATCCACACATATTTCTACTACTCCTACTCCTACTCCTATGTCAATGGTGGAGTTTCGCTTCCGCCGAGGCTGCTGCTCCCAGCAGCCAGGGCGGAAGCTGGAACTTACTACTATCAAACATTGGAATTTCCGCCATGCACATGCAACTTCTCAACAACGACAGGGTCATCATATTTGATCGTACTGACTTTGGCATGTCTAACATCTCGTTACCTGATGGAAAATGTAGGTACGATCAAAATGACACTACGTTGAAAGTCGACTGCACTGCTCACTCCGTGGAATACAACGTTGCTAGCAACTCGATACGTCCCCTCATGGTCCAAACCGATGTTTGGTGCTCCTCGGGTTCCGTGTTCCCCGACGGTTCGTTAGTTCAAACCGGTGGATTCAACGATGGTGAGAAAGTCGTAAGAGTTTTTAAGCCTTGTAGTAATTCAACTACTAATAGTACGTGTGATTGGGAAGAAATACAAGGTGGATTAATTCAACGACGATGGTATTCGACTAATCATATTTTGCCAGATGGCAGACAAATTATTATTGGTGGTCGTAGGgcttttaattatgaattttatccCAAGAGTGCATCGGCAAATAATTCATATAGTTTGCCTTTTCTTGTGAAAACAAATGATCcaaataaaatagagaataattTATACCCTTTTGTCTTCCTTAACGTGGATGGGAATTTATTCATTTTCGCGAATAATCGAGCTATATTATTCGATTATACGAAAAATGTAGTATTGAAAAATTACCCAGAAATATCAGGTGGTGATCCGAGAAATTATCCGAGTACTGGTTCGGCCGTTCTTTTACCGTTGAAGAATTTACAAGCACAAGAAATTCAAGCTGAAGTGTTGGTTTGTGGTGGAGCCCCGAAAGGTTCGTATACTAGTGCTCTAAATGGTAATTTTTCGGGTGCATTGAGTACTTGCGGGCGAATCACAATAACCGACCCGAATCCACAATGGATTATGGAGACCATGCCATTGGCTAGGACAATGGGTGATATGGTAATTTTACCCAATGGGAATGTCTTGATCATTAATGGGGCCGCCACGGGTACAGCCGGATGGGAATGTGGTCGGGACCCAGTTTTAAAACCCGTAATTTATCGACCTGATAACTCGTTTGACTCTCGATTCGAGATACAAAATCCGAGTACCATACCAAGGATGTACCATTCAACTGCAGTTTTACTCAGAGATGGTCGAGTTCTTGTTGGGGGTAGTAATCCACATATATATTACAATTTCACTGGAGTTTTTTTTCCAACCGAGTTAAGTTTGGAGGCATTTTCACCGTCTTATTTGGATTCAGTATCTGAGTACGTACGTCCACAAATCACCTCTCCTGCTTCGCAATATGCAATCGGGTATGGGCAACGAGTGCCCATACGATTTAAAGTTGCGGGGCGGGTGGATATAAATTTGGTCACGGTAACAATGGTTGCACCTGGATTTAACACACATTCATTTACGATGAATCAAAGATTATTGGTGTTAGTAAGTGAAAATGTGAAAttaattgggaaaaatgccTATCAAATCAATGTGGTCACTCCAAATAATGCTAAATTAGCTCCACCTggttattatcttttatttgtgGTTCATCAAGATATACCAAGTGAAGGAATTTGGGTCAAAATTCAGtgaacatatttttatatttttatttttattttttgtcttttttttttctttcttcctacACACATATAGgaaattaaaaaacattaaaaattttctttataggttattatttttatatttatgttggttataacatttttttttctctttttgggACATGGTGTAATTGTAATTTGTAAGGATATTCATAGG
This portion of the Solanum pennellii chromosome 12, SPENNV200 genome encodes:
- the LOC107005846 gene encoding aldehyde oxidase GLOX-like; translation: MKKSTSTSNNILFFIHPHIFLLLLLLLLCQWWSFASAEAAAPSSQGGSWNLLLSNIGISAMHMQLLNNDRVIIFDRTDFGMSNISLPDGKCRYDQNDTTLKVDCTAHSVEYNVASNSIRPLMVQTDVWCSSGSVFPDGSLVQTGGFNDGEKVVRVFKPCSNSTTNSTCDWEEIQGGLIQRRWYSTNHILPDGRQIIIGGRRAFNYEFYPKSASANNSYSLPFLVKTNDPNKIENNLYPFVFLNVDGNLFIFANNRAILFDYTKNVVLKNYPEISGGDPRNYPSTGSAVLLPLKNLQAQEIQAEVLVCGGAPKGSYTSALNGNFSGALSTCGRITITDPNPQWIMETMPLARTMGDMVILPNGNVLIINGAATGTAGWECGRDPVLKPVIYRPDNSFDSRFEIQNPSTIPRMYHSTAVLLRDGRVLVGGSNPHIYYNFTGVFFPTELSLEAFSPSYLDSVSEYVRPQITSPASQYAIGYGQRVPIRFKVAGRVDINLVTVTMVAPGFNTHSFTMNQRLLVLVSENVKLIGKNAYQINVVTPNNAKLAPPGYYLLFVVHQDIPSEGIWVKIQ